The Enterococcus rotai genome includes a window with the following:
- a CDS encoding MucBP domain-containing protein, producing the protein MMKKLYYYTGLLFLGFLLLVSPSVFAQGNTSSSAIKTSDDGTDYVIVGKAFHDIFSEPTMIDLNQNKTVYFQQEIIVNQGTMSKYLAKFINQDATGNFWFQFTSYPTVTKGNAKLTYTTDGINFSEALPELSNLLGYKMELTQNIVHPEDETNWDADLLISFTMAPRKATILENGALGQDIVPFSGGYDSGGYGTYYDWRFGRGVNFTNTPIPAEAVEVVYEDENGMEIHDSQIIEGNIDEEYDAGTEQYKVEIPGYTLNQDKLPQNIIGHFTDQKQVVTYVYSKDPVKAADVTVNYQDTTGHKLTEDIVLSGMLGEQYSTEQKEVDGYVFQEVQGNKNGLFTEEPQTVSYIYTKTAPKKSTITVKYEDSTGNKLADDILESGIIGEVYNTEQKEIVGYTFKEVIGRPKGVFMDENQIITYIYEKNVIRNSSNKTSNSYKLTIPTSTPTLPRTGENDRNSANLAVIGSLLAGFVVTVLLRSNRKKWQE; encoded by the coding sequence ATGATGAAAAAATTGTACTACTATACAGGACTTTTATTTTTAGGATTTTTGCTGCTAGTTTCACCATCTGTTTTTGCTCAAGGAAATACTTCTAGTTCAGCAATCAAAACGTCAGATGATGGAACCGACTATGTTATTGTAGGAAAAGCTTTTCACGATATTTTCTCTGAACCAACGATGATCGATTTAAATCAAAATAAGACGGTCTACTTTCAACAAGAAATAATTGTAAATCAAGGTACGATGTCAAAATATTTAGCAAAATTTATTAACCAGGATGCGACAGGGAATTTTTGGTTTCAATTTACGTCGTACCCTACCGTTACAAAGGGAAATGCCAAGCTAACCTATACAACGGATGGAATTAATTTTAGCGAAGCACTTCCCGAATTAAGTAATTTACTAGGATACAAAATGGAGCTTACTCAAAATATCGTTCATCCAGAAGATGAGACTAATTGGGATGCAGATTTGCTTATATCGTTTACTATGGCGCCAAGGAAAGCAACGATTCTAGAAAATGGTGCTTTAGGTCAGGACATCGTCCCTTTTAGTGGTGGTTATGACTCGGGAGGCTATGGCACATATTATGATTGGAGATTTGGTAGAGGCGTGAACTTTACGAACACTCCGATCCCAGCTGAAGCTGTCGAAGTTGTTTATGAAGACGAAAATGGAATGGAAATTCATGATTCCCAAATAATCGAAGGGAATATTGATGAGGAGTACGATGCAGGGACAGAACAATATAAAGTAGAAATTCCTGGCTATACACTAAATCAAGATAAATTGCCTCAAAATATTATTGGTCATTTTACCGATCAAAAACAAGTCGTAACCTATGTATATAGTAAGGATCCAGTAAAAGCGGCAGACGTGACTGTTAACTATCAAGATACAACCGGTCATAAGTTAACAGAGGATATTGTCTTGTCAGGAATGCTTGGAGAGCAATATAGCACGGAACAAAAAGAAGTTGATGGGTATGTTTTTCAAGAAGTACAAGGAAATAAAAATGGATTGTTTACAGAAGAACCTCAAACAGTCAGCTATATCTACACCAAAACAGCCCCCAAAAAATCAACTATTACTGTAAAATACGAAGATAGCACTGGGAATAAGTTAGCGGATGATATCTTGGAATCAGGAATAATTGGAGAAGTTTATAACACCGAGCAAAAAGAAATTGTTGGCTATACTTTTAAAGAGGTAATTGGACGTCCCAAGGGTGTATTTATGGATGAGAACCAAATTATTACGTATATTTACGAGAAAAATGTAATACGAAATTCCAGTAATAAGACTAGTAATAGTTATAAACTAACGATACCAACATCTACACCCACACTTCCAAGGACAGGAGAGAATGATCGGAATTCAGCTAATTTAGCTGTAATCGGAAGTCTATTAGCTGGATTTGTTGTTACAGTTTTGTTAAGGTCCAATAGAAAGAAATGGCAAGAATAA
- the upp gene encoding uracil phosphoribosyltransferase produces the protein MGKFQVIDHPLIQHKLTIIRDKDCGTKVFREVVNEIAMLMAYEVSRDMPLEDVVIETPICKTTQKTLSGKKVAIVPILRAGIGMVDGILELIPAAKVGHIGLYRDHDTLEPVEYFVKMPEDIDARQLFVVDPMLATGGSAIMAIDALKARGGSNIKFVCLVAAPEGIKALQEAHPDIDIYTAALDEYLDKDGYIVPGLGDAGDRLFGTK, from the coding sequence ATGGGAAAATTCCAAGTTATTGATCATCCACTGATCCAACACAAATTAACAATCATTAGAGATAAGGATTGTGGAACAAAGGTTTTTCGTGAAGTTGTTAATGAGATCGCAATGCTTATGGCATATGAAGTTTCAAGAGATATGCCTTTAGAAGATGTTGTTATCGAGACACCGATCTGTAAAACAACACAAAAAACATTATCTGGTAAAAAGGTTGCAATCGTACCGATTTTACGCGCAGGTATTGGAATGGTAGATGGTATTTTGGAATTGATTCCAGCAGCAAAAGTTGGACATATCGGTTTGTACCGTGATCATGATACATTAGAGCCTGTAGAGTACTTTGTAAAAATGCCTGAAGATATCGATGCACGTCAATTATTCGTAGTTGATCCAATGTTAGCAACTGGAGGGTCAGCAATCATGGCGATTGATGCATTGAAAGCGCGCGGCGGCAGCAATATTAAATTTGTTTGTCTAGTAGCCGCTCCTGAAGGGATCAAAGCCTTACAAGAAGCACATCCAGATATTGATATCTATACTGCAGCGTTAGATGAGTATTTGGATAAAGATGGTTATATCGTTCCTGGTTTGGGCGATGCTGGTGACCGTTTATTTGGAACTAAGTAA
- the glyA gene encoding serine hydroxymethyltransferase, with protein sequence MDYKTFDPDLWDAIAKENDRQENNLELIASENVVSKGVMAAQGSILTNKYAEGYPGKRYYGGCEFIDIVEDLAIDRAKELFGAKFANVQPHSGSQANTAAYLSLIEPGDTVLGMDLSAGGHLTHGSPVNFSGKTYNFVSYGVDPTTEVIDYNVVRILAREHQPKLIVAGASAYSRTIDFEKFREIADEVGAKLMVDMAHIAGLVAAGLHPNPVPYADITTSTTHKTLRGPRGGLILTNDEDLAKKINSNIFPGIQGGPLEHVIAGKAVAFKEALDITFKEYSEQVIENAKAMTKVFNQTPEARLVSGSTDNHLLLIDVSGFGLNGKEAEAILDSVNITANKNSIPFEQLSPFKTSGIRLGTPAITTRGFKEDDCVEVAKLIVKVLNDHENEATLTEVRTAVSELTKKYPLYN encoded by the coding sequence ATGGATTATAAAACATTTGATCCTGATTTATGGGATGCAATTGCGAAAGAGAACGATCGTCAAGAAAACAATTTGGAGCTGATTGCTTCAGAAAACGTGGTTTCTAAAGGTGTTATGGCGGCTCAAGGCAGTATTTTAACAAATAAGTATGCAGAAGGATACCCAGGTAAACGTTACTATGGTGGTTGCGAATTTATCGATATCGTTGAAGATCTAGCAATTGATCGTGCGAAAGAATTATTTGGTGCTAAATTTGCCAATGTACAGCCTCATTCAGGTTCGCAAGCAAATACAGCAGCTTATCTTTCATTAATTGAACCAGGAGATACCGTTTTAGGAATGGATTTGTCTGCGGGAGGACATTTAACTCATGGTTCACCAGTCAATTTTAGTGGTAAAACCTATAATTTTGTTAGTTATGGTGTGGATCCAACAACTGAAGTGATCGATTATAATGTTGTACGTATTTTGGCTCGTGAACATCAACCAAAATTAATCGTAGCAGGAGCTAGTGCGTATTCTCGCACAATCGATTTCGAAAAATTCCGTGAAATCGCAGATGAAGTTGGCGCTAAATTAATGGTAGATATGGCTCATATTGCTGGTCTTGTAGCTGCTGGTCTACATCCTAATCCAGTACCATATGCTGATATCACGACATCTACGACACATAAAACATTACGTGGACCACGTGGCGGTCTTATTTTAACAAATGACGAAGATCTAGCGAAAAAAATCAATAGCAATATATTCCCTGGTATTCAGGGCGGACCATTAGAACATGTAATTGCAGGTAAAGCAGTTGCGTTTAAAGAAGCATTAGACATTACGTTTAAAGAATACAGTGAACAAGTTATTGAAAATGCCAAAGCGATGACAAAGGTTTTCAATCAAACACCAGAGGCTCGTTTAGTCAGTGGTTCTACTGATAATCATTTATTATTGATCGATGTGAGTGGTTTTGGGTTGAATGGTAAAGAAGCAGAAGCGATTTTAGATAGTGTCAATATCACGGCCAATAAAAATTCAATTCCATTTGAACAACTTAGTCCATTCAAAACAAGTGGGATCCGTCTTGGAACACCTGCAATCACAACGCGAGGATTTAAAGAAGATGATTGTGTAGAAGTAGCGAAATTGATCGTGAAAGTCTTAAATGACCACGAAAATGAAGCAACTTTAACAGAAGTTCGGACAGCTGTTAGCGAGTTAACAAAAAAATATCCACTTTATAACTAA
- a CDS encoding L-threonylcarbamoyladenylate synthase translates to MKTKQFTADELEQAATLIRQGELIAFPTETVYGLGANALNEAAVKQVYAVKGRPSDNPLIVHVSDFEMVKQYVADFPEQTEALVDTFWPGPLTLIFNVKPNAFSTTVTGGLKTVAFRMPNNAETLKLIKISGVPLVGPSANTSGKPSPTTAQHVYHDLQGKIAGIVDDGPTQIGVESTVLDLTAKDGIPVILRPGAITKERLEQVIGQVMIDQHLISEKETPKAPGMKYKHYSPDVPVWIVDGDQKVFKKAITWAKNNNQRIGLFADEQITATFSAEVEAVFSFGEHSVEQATKLLFAGLRSLDEQAIDVIFAQAFPESELGIAYMNRLKKAANQNILKNDSIFK, encoded by the coding sequence GTGAAAACAAAACAATTTACAGCAGATGAACTTGAGCAAGCAGCAACACTCATTCGCCAAGGTGAATTGATCGCTTTTCCCACTGAAACAGTCTATGGACTGGGTGCAAATGCATTGAATGAAGCTGCGGTGAAGCAAGTATATGCGGTTAAAGGACGTCCTAGTGATAATCCACTGATCGTTCACGTAAGTGATTTTGAAATGGTCAAACAATATGTAGCAGATTTCCCAGAGCAGACTGAAGCATTAGTAGATACTTTTTGGCCGGGGCCATTGACGTTGATTTTTAATGTAAAACCAAATGCTTTTTCCACCACTGTAACTGGTGGGTTGAAGACCGTTGCTTTTCGGATGCCTAATAATGCTGAAACATTGAAGTTGATCAAAATCTCTGGAGTGCCGTTAGTTGGACCCAGCGCTAATACTTCTGGCAAACCTAGTCCGACGACAGCTCAGCATGTTTATCACGATCTTCAAGGGAAAATAGCTGGTATCGTCGACGATGGTCCAACACAAATCGGTGTGGAGTCAACGGTGTTAGATTTAACCGCGAAAGATGGTATTCCAGTAATATTGAGACCAGGTGCAATCACGAAAGAACGTTTAGAACAAGTGATTGGTCAGGTAATGATCGATCAGCATTTAATTAGTGAAAAAGAAACACCTAAAGCGCCCGGAATGAAGTATAAGCATTATTCTCCAGATGTACCCGTGTGGATCGTAGACGGTGATCAGAAGGTGTTTAAAAAGGCCATCACTTGGGCTAAAAATAACAATCAGCGAATCGGGTTATTTGCAGATGAGCAAATAACAGCAACATTTTCGGCTGAAGTTGAGGCAGTCTTTTCTTTTGGCGAGCATTCAGTTGAACAGGCGACTAAATTGTTGTTTGCTGGACTTAGAAGTTTAGACGAACAAGCGATAGATGTGATTTTTGCTCAAGCTTTTCCTGAATCAGAGTTGGGAATTGCCTATATGAACCGCTTAAAAAAGGCAGCAAATCAAAATATTTTAAAAAATGATTCGATTTTCAAGTAG
- the prmC gene encoding peptide chain release factor N(5)-glutamine methyltransferase — protein MGNRYFEVLERASSFLEKQGIEGYSILFVFLERKGWTKTDWLLHLKEEISPEEEQQITEDLKQLGQNYPPQYLLGYSDFFEHRFLVNEHTLIPRPETEELVDRCLKENLNQPLTVVDVGTGTGAIGISLKLARPDWQVIAIDISEEALKIAEQNATRLGATIDFIHGDGLKPIKATKIDILISNPPYISNAEWDLMDKSVRTFEPKTALFAENDGLAIYQQLAEEAKERLNPNGKIYLEIGFQQGQAVKQLFQQAFAHKQVEIAQDLSGNNRMIIVS, from the coding sequence ATGGGTAACCGTTATTTTGAAGTCCTTGAACGGGCTTCTTCTTTTTTAGAAAAACAAGGGATAGAAGGATACAGTATTCTATTTGTCTTTCTTGAAAGAAAAGGCTGGACTAAAACGGACTGGTTACTTCATTTAAAAGAAGAAATCTCACCAGAAGAGGAACAGCAAATTACGGAAGATTTAAAGCAACTTGGGCAGAATTATCCGCCACAATATTTGTTAGGCTATAGCGATTTTTTTGAGCATCGGTTTTTAGTGAATGAGCATACCTTGATTCCTAGACCTGAAACAGAAGAACTAGTTGATCGTTGTCTAAAGGAAAATCTAAATCAGCCGTTAACTGTTGTGGATGTTGGAACTGGAACGGGCGCAATTGGAATCAGTTTAAAATTAGCTCGACCTGATTGGCAGGTAATAGCAATCGATATTTCTGAGGAAGCACTAAAAATAGCAGAACAAAATGCGACACGTTTGGGAGCTACGATTGATTTTATTCATGGTGATGGACTAAAACCAATCAAAGCGACCAAAATCGATATCTTGATCTCAAACCCTCCCTATATCAGTAATGCCGAATGGGATTTGATGGATAAAAGTGTCCGCACCTTTGAACCAAAAACGGCATTGTTTGCGGAAAACGACGGTTTAGCGATTTATCAACAATTAGCTGAGGAAGCAAAAGAGCGGCTAAATCCAAATGGTAAGATCTATCTAGAAATCGGTTTTCAGCAAGGGCAAGCTGTTAAACAGTTATTTCAGCAAGCCTTTGCGCACAAACAAGTAGAAATTGCCCAAGACTTATCTGGTAATAATCGAATGATCATCGTTTCATAA
- the prfA gene encoding peptide chain release factor 1, translated as MYDQLQSIEDRYEELGELLSDPEVISDTKRFMQLSKEEANTRETVDVYRRYKQVVEGISDTEELLGEKLDAEMAEMAKEELSELKKEKEVLEERIKILLLPTDPNDDKNIIMEIRGAAGGDEAALFAGDLFGMYQKYAESQGWKTDVMEANITGIGGYKEVIMMISGDNVFSKLKYESGAHRVQRVPSTESQGRIHTSTATVVVLPEAEEVELDLADKDIRTDIYHASGAGGQHVNKTASAVRLTHIPTGIAVAMQDERSQIKNREKAMKILRARVYDQMQQEAQSEYDANRKSAVGTGDRSERIRTYNFPQNRVTDHRIGLTIQKLDQILAGKLDEIVDALVLYDQTSKLEEMQNG; from the coding sequence ATGTACGATCAGTTACAATCAATTGAAGATCGCTATGAAGAGCTGGGCGAATTATTAAGCGATCCAGAAGTGATCAGTGATACGAAACGCTTTATGCAATTATCAAAAGAAGAAGCAAACACTCGTGAAACTGTCGATGTTTATCGCCGTTACAAACAAGTCGTCGAAGGGATCAGCGATACAGAAGAACTATTAGGTGAAAAACTAGATGCTGAGATGGCTGAAATGGCGAAAGAAGAACTTTCAGAACTAAAAAAAGAAAAAGAAGTGTTAGAAGAGCGTATTAAAATATTACTATTGCCGACAGATCCAAATGATGACAAAAACATCATCATGGAAATCCGTGGTGCCGCAGGTGGCGATGAAGCAGCTTTATTTGCCGGTGACTTATTCGGTATGTATCAAAAGTATGCAGAATCCCAAGGTTGGAAGACAGATGTTATGGAGGCCAATATTACGGGGATTGGTGGCTATAAAGAAGTCATCATGATGATTTCTGGAGACAATGTCTTCTCTAAATTAAAATACGAAAGTGGCGCACACCGAGTTCAACGAGTTCCTTCAACAGAATCCCAAGGTCGTATTCACACGTCTACTGCAACGGTTGTTGTATTACCAGAAGCGGAAGAAGTAGAATTAGATCTTGCTGACAAAGATATCCGTACTGATATTTACCATGCCAGTGGTGCTGGTGGTCAGCATGTCAATAAAACCGCTTCTGCTGTACGTTTGACTCACATTCCAACAGGGATTGCGGTTGCAATGCAAGATGAACGTTCTCAAATCAAAAACCGTGAGAAAGCGATGAAAATTTTACGTGCCAGAGTCTATGACCAAATGCAACAAGAAGCGCAAAGCGAATATGATGCAAATCGTAAATCTGCTGTAGGAACTGGAGACCGTTCAGAACGAATCCGTACCTATAACTTCCCGCAAAATCGTGTGACGGATCACCGTATTGGGTTAACGATTCAAAAACTAGATCAAATTTTAGCTGGGAAATTAGATGAAATCGTCGATGCTTTAGTTTTATACGATCAAACATCAAAATTAGAAGAGATGCAAAATGGGTAA
- a CDS encoding thymidine kinase has protein sequence MAQLFFKYGAMNSGKTIEILKVAHNYEEQDKPVVIMTSGLDTRDGVGVVSSRIGLRREAIPIFKETNVYQLIQELDYKPYCILVDESQFLGKQHVIEFARVVDELNIPVMAFGLKNDFRNELFEGSKYLMLYADKLEELKTICWFCHKKATMNLHYIDGQPVYEGTQVQIGGNEAYYPVCRNHYFHPPIDGEQVTNNE, from the coding sequence ATGGCACAATTATTTTTTAAATATGGCGCAATGAACAGTGGGAAAACCATTGAGATCTTAAAAGTAGCACATAACTATGAAGAACAGGACAAACCTGTTGTGATTATGACAAGCGGACTTGATACTAGAGATGGCGTTGGTGTCGTTTCAAGTCGTATCGGACTTAGAAGAGAAGCAATCCCGATTTTTAAAGAAACAAACGTTTATCAATTGATCCAAGAGCTAGATTATAAACCCTATTGTATTTTGGTTGATGAATCTCAATTTTTAGGAAAACAACATGTGATCGAATTTGCTCGCGTGGTGGATGAATTGAATATTCCAGTCATGGCGTTTGGCTTGAAAAATGATTTTCGGAATGAACTATTTGAAGGCTCAAAATATTTGATGCTGTATGCAGACAAACTAGAAGAGCTAAAAACGATTTGCTGGTTCTGCCACAAGAAAGCGACAATGAATTTACACTATATCGATGGGCAACCAGTTTATGAGGGGACGCAAGTGCAAATCGGCGGTAATGAAGCCTATTATCCCGTATGCCGTAATCACTATTTCCATCCACCGATCGATGGTGAACAAGTAACAAACAATGAATAA